In Amblyomma americanum isolate KBUSLIRL-KWMA chromosome 8, ASM5285725v1, whole genome shotgun sequence, the DNA window GAGACGGTCGCTATGCCGTACACACCGGCAACGACCGTTACCTCTGCCCCGATGGGAAGCTTATTGAGAACTGCGCTCCTGAATGTCTCTTCAGCCTGGAATTTCACTCTGGGTGGGTGCACAGTTTTATGCTGGGTGTACTGGCTAATTCATGCCTGAAACCTAAAGGCACAATGTGAACGAGCTTATTAGCTGTAGGCCCTGTCCAGGAATGAGGGCCTGATTTACACAGCAACCCCAGCATGGCCAGGGAGCATATACGAAAACTCCTGATGCAAGTGCTATTTCAAGGCAGTCTTGGATGCTCTGGAAAGCTCATGAGTCTTTTATTTTGCTGTTCGCAACCGATTAAATAAAAATATGATAGAAATAAGGAGGAATAAAGTAACTAAATTTTAGAACTACTATAAATTTCAGTATACAGCCCATAGGCTGTACATGCTTAAAAGGTAAAATTTTGGAGTTTTCCGACTGTCCATAGGTGCGGATTATGCAACATTTTATTTAAAATCGCCCTAAATGGCATTTGCTGTCGATTGCACTTCTATATGTACTGGGTGCATACAGTGTTgtaaaaagcattttttttaaccCGAAATGAGCCCTGCAGTCTATGTTGTGTGTGGACTCTATACCGGAAATTGTGGTAATAAAATTCAGAAAATTACGAAAATGGATCTACCACACTATGCACATTTCTTATAGGTATGTTTGCTTTATGCATGTTGTGCAACATAGTGTTTCATTTTTCGTTGTCTTTAAACACCTTTCAAGTGTGTACTCACGACAGAAGTTGAAAAGAAGACTCAATGAAGCAGCCTATGCAACTTCGCAGATAGTCAGCAGGGGCAGCGGAGCAGTCAGAAATTGTGGGTGGTACCGACAGCACCAGCAGCACTCAAATGGCTCACTGTCACGTCTGGTATGCAGGTACTTGGCTTTGCGAGACATGAACCTGCGCTATCTTTCCCCCATCGGCTCCAAGGCGGTGATGCGCACCCGCTCAAACTCTGTGACCCGTGATGAGCTGTTTTCCCTTGAAGACTCTGTGCCGCAGGCGGCCTTTATGGGCTTCAATGGGAAGTACGTCTCCGTCAAGCAAGGTCAGTCTCTCCTCTCTTTTACAGCGGAGCTGTTAGTGGCTCACTGGTGGTGTGGGCGTCATCGGTGGCGTAACACATCAGGTGACTATCCCGCGGTAACATGACCGTGATGTTGCTGACAGCGAGGAGCCGTCAGAGTGAGCTCTGCACAGATGTTGGTGGAGTCTCTTCATTTCATTGCAAATAGAGAATGCACACACAGCTGTTCCAGTGAAACGCATTAACAAGAAAGTGTTATCGTACTGGCATTTCTGTGCTATAACTTCCTAAAGAAATGTGGCCACTGCCACAGCAAAAATTTATTGACTCGCAGCTCTGTTCTCTTAGCTCTGTGCAGTAGTGTTTTAAGAGCACTTTGAGCACCTCAGAGCCTATAGAATGCTGACGGCAGCTAATGGCCAGAAGGATTACCGTATCCACACACTTTTGTCCTGTTAAAACATACATACAGGCATTGTAAGCTTCAAGCGCATCTAGactatttaaagggacactgaggacaactgcatGCAATTGTTGTTCCGAGTAAAAGTTGATCCCCTGGCTTCGTCTGACTACACTGACATCTGTCGGGCAGCCAAAGACTCATTTATCAGTGAGAATATTGATTTAAGTCTTCCCGCTAGCCTATTCAAACTTGTGACACCCTTACTGTAGTATAGTGCAGTGTAGTgagacacctgtatttcatttttttgttctttttgagctcatgaaagctccattttcagtgaGATTGGTCTTTTTTATTAGAATGTCATACATGATCGATACAGGTCATCTATTTCTCCTCAGCGTCCCATTAAGGGGAGCCTTTGATCCATCTTGCTATTGCGCGACTATTAGACAGCTGACAGACTGCTTCATGGGAGTCTTGTATCCAGTGATATAAGAGCCATGGGTGCTTACGCTCCATCATGCAGTATTTATGTGATGTTATGCAGCTGTCTACTCATGCATACACAATTTAGACAGTTTCCTATTATATAGTCCTGCTTCATATATACAGCTCACTAAGCTTTCACTTCATTGCTGTATGTTCATTAAGGAAAAACTGTCAGCTATAATGCAGTTACAAGTGTAATTCCTTGTCATTGCTGTTGGAGTTCATAACTGTCCCAGGGACCTTTTGAACTCCATGCAACCACTGCAGTCTGACCTTGCGGTACCTCTTGGATTACCACACCCACCAACACTGCTAATTTGAAATGTCTGACACTCGGGCTGACATacttttgccatgtattgggagaatggaaatcatTGAAGAAGGCTCTCACTATAACTTTCTGCAAAGATAAAACTAGAGATAGAATAGATTATGGAAATAATAATTAAGAGGCTGTACCACTGAACAAATTCAATGAATGCTGAACACAAGGCATATATGTTGCACTGCTATACACCACACTTTTAAAGACAGAGTACTCTTGAGCTGACAGCTCGGCTTCAGCTTGGCTTCTACATTTTAAATGAAGCACAGTGCAGTTTTGTAAAGTGAATGCACCCGACTGCACTGATAGAGTTCACTGCACTCGGCTGGCCTTGTAACGCCAAAATATTTATGGGCCTTTTAGAGCTATCAGCATTGCTGGTGGTATTGGTCGTAAGCAAAGCAAATCAAAACATGGTCTGCAGTATTGCACATGCTATCAGTAGGACACCTCAGAACTGAAACTCCTTTCTTCCAGCAGGAGATTGTTCTGATAACTTTCTGCCTGTTTCGGTGCAAGTGTCTAGCCCACAGTATGACTTAGCAGTGCTAAGGCAGCGCATGCATCTATTAGCAAGGGCTCCACGTGATAGCAATGCAAGGACTGACTAACACATTGCCTGCATATGTGGCTACCATGAACCACTGCACCCGCTGTTTTCCACACTGAGTGCAGCCAGGTCGCACGCGCTACTTCTAATTTTGTCACCAGCACCCATGCCATGCCTTTTGCGTCATCACATCTTCAGCACCATCGAACGCAGATGCTTTCACGGTTGTGTTGCAAAAGCCTATTGTCACAAAGGCTTTTTCCACATTTCGCAGGCTTTGTTTTTAATGCTGAAAAAACTGACCAAGAGCATGTATCAAAATAGAAACTGATGATAAAGGGTTTTCTAGGGTGCTCTACAATCTGGCACGAGAATTTTTTTTCCCCCGGAACGCAATATTTGAAAAGATGGTAATGATTATGCGTTTTAATGGCAGAAAAGAAGCTCTGGTCAAAGatcaccatggcacaaggtattttcctcAACACGAGGAGGGGTCATTGACCATTCTGTCAAGTATTTCACCCCAAAATGAGCTGAGCACTGGGCcgaggggaagcttgtacccactgtagcAACAATAGGTGCCTGCTGGCGCTAAGGACTGAACCCCGAACCTCCTGCATACAAGGGGGCTGCTAGGGCACTACTGCGGTAGCTGAAAAATTAATTTTTATTCAATTTGTTTAATCACTCAGCttaagaaaatataaaaataccCTGACTTACTATATAAAGTGGTACATTGTTGTAGTTTGCATATTATGCcccggcatatttttaaaccttggctcaagttagctgggacaccccgTATATATGGTGTTTGCCGCTCGACATGTCACGAGCACCATCTTCTTGCAGGCGTTGATGTCACTGCTAACCAGGATGAGGTGTCCGACCACGAGACCTTCCAGCTCGAGTGGGACAAGGAGTCTGGCCGTTGGTTCGTCCGCACCATGCAGGACAAGTACTGGAGCCTTGAGAGCTCCTCTGGCATCCAGGCCAATGCCGACAAAGGGTGTGTTGCATTCGGTCCAGCTAGGTCTCCTGGAGTGAAACTGACGCCCTCTAGAAACCCTGTTGTTTTACTGTACAGCACTGGTAGCCACAATTTCTGCGGCAGGAAGTGGTGTAGTGCACTTGGGCATCGTCCACGAGATGAACTCTGGATGTGGTCAGTTACTAGGTCTTTGCTGCTATGGCGTTCTGCTGGAGTTTGCAGATTTTTCTGTTACGATAGCTATGTTTTGGTGCAAGTGAGATCAGAAACCACCAGCGTAAGTCAGGGAAACCGATTTGTGGTTGAAATTAGCCCAAAGTCCTTTACACAGCACAGCATGCCTGAGAGCTAGGGTGTAGTTTTGGCATTTAAAAATCAAATTTTGGTAGATAAAATTTTGGTGAAGCAGTGCATGTGCAAGCTCATCTGGAAGCATCTGCTCTGCCTCCCTAGGGCTTGGTGCAAGAAACACGCCACACAATGAGTTGACAATATGGCGCCCTTCCTGGCGTAGGCTGCCACTCTGGTGAGGTGTTGgcagcaagcatttctttttGGATTTTACGAGAAGGTCACTGCTGCTGCCGGAGCATTGCTTCGCGTATGAGGCTGAAGGATCAGAAAACCATTCCAGGGACATCTTCAGAGGACTGCCCCTTCTAGCAGGAATGGACACGGCGATACCACCACGGCATTATTTTTTGCTGCCACTTACCTATCCTGGGCGCTTCTGTCCCCTATAGTGCATTACGACTCGGATCggagaaaagaaaatttttttcatttcacaccCAGCtcactgcatgaaaaaaaaaaaaagccaggaatTAAAGTGACATTCTGCAGTTAGCGTCAGGCCAACATTTCCTGAAACCAGTCACTTTGCTATTTATCTCCTGGCTACCAAATGTACATTTATTTGCATCATGACATCGCATACTGCAATTTTTGTGCATGACGCGCTTTTTTCCTTACGGCTTGCCTTTGACTGCAGCTTGATGCTTTTTGTTACTAGTCTTGTTCCTCTGCCTGGAAATGGTCAAAACTGACACACTTGGGATTAGGTCGAATGTATACACACTTATGGCAGTGTCCATGAAAAAATAGGTTGGAGGGCTGTGGCTTCCATAGCTCATTTGGTAGGACAGCAGAAGTTGCTCATAGATCTTTCTTGCAATAATGGCAGGACAATGTGAAGGAAAAAATGACTGAcgatgcgaattaggtgcgctagttCTTTGGTTTTGGTTTCGGGTTGAGGCTCTGTTTTCAAGGTTAAGGAGAAGTCGAATAAAGATAGATGAAATCATAAAAGATGAAAGCCGTGGTGCTGGCGGACTAAAACTTGAAGGGAcacttaacctccgccttaaaggtacagcgcggtagcgttaatgggtcagtgcccatatatgcagaattggtcattgttttctttacattcataaattgctgggagtcgtcataccatTCATGGCATAGTGGTGCAGTGgtaatgtgccactgccctgcattGGCAGATGCTGCCTCTGATGAGGCTTGCGAGACTGAGGTttctctttccgagcaacctctcatggCTAGTCGTAAATTCAaatgccatctgccacggtgggcaggttgtgatgacgccacaaggtcacgtgacctaggtgacccacctgtcAAACACCTCTACAAGGTCGCAGATGGACCACGCATACAATGGCTAAGCGGTTAAATCGAAGCTCATgtgctagggcactaaaataagCAGTGgcctctttcattaaagcattaCAATTCCCTTGCACTTAAGTTTTGGTGACCAGCGAGCCCCCATCATGCTGTTGTGTGCTTGAACTCGTGCTGCATGGTAGTGACTTGATGAAGAAATCACATGCTACCACGATACTGCTGTTAGCAGCTGAATTCAGAAAAGGGCAAAGTACAGGGATGCACGTAAAAGCAGCAGAAGTTGTGGTCCTCTGTGGACTCTTGTCTGCTCTTGCTAGTCGtgactttccttttttcttttgcgtGCAGGTCGGCCAACAGCCTCTTTGAACTCAATTGGCAGCCTGACGGCAGTGTGACCCTGGTTGCCAGCAATGGCAAGTTGGTTGGCGCCAAGAAGAGTGGCCACCTGTTTGCCAACTGCGAGCCCGGCGACCCCGCCGCCAAGTTCCACTTCGTGCTGGTCAACCGCCCCGTGCTGGTGTTGAGGTGTGATCAGGGTTTTGTTGGCCGCAAGGGGCCATCTTCACCGCGGCTGGAGTGCAACCGTGCCAGCTACGAGATCGTACACGTGGAACGTGCTGATCGGGGTGTCTGCCACCTCAAAGGTACCTGCCTCTCAGATTGCAAGCTGTCGGGAGCTGCTGATCTGTTTAGACCAAGTTTTACTGCTTCCAGGCAGCAGCCAATCTCGGGGTACACGATATACCAGGCATTGCAGTGATATTGGAGACAGGTATAGGCAACCTGCATTGCCCAGGTGGTACTGAATTGTTTCGCTGGGCACCTAAAAACTGCTGCCTTTGGCTGCTTGCGCTGTTACATATGCGAGACCACATTTTTAATCATTAGAGGCGAGTGCCTAGCTGTTAGCGTTCCTTGTCCAAGTTCTCTTGATGTAGACCTGTTACGTGGTTCATGCCACATATGGCCTCAAAGAGTGCGGAAGCTCGTGCCTATAAGCGCAGGCAGGTGCCGTGGAAAAGGGCTACGGGTGCGCCAAAAACTGCCTGCTCCTCTCGCTGGGCTGCGTGTTAAGATGCTGCGATCAACATGGCAAACTTCAATCCATGGTTGCCTGTAAATAATTTTAAAATGTACACTGGACCAGTTTGGCTGGAATTTTACTCACTGGTTGCGAATGGCGGTGCGAGTTGTTATAAGGTGTACTTAAGTCTCTTTACTGTCTGCAACAAAGTATAACATAAGAGAATTCGTGCAAATGGCACTTGGTCCTATCCATCTATTGAGGCTTTCTTCTGGCTTTAGGCCGTACTCCCTGCATGACTGTTTCGTTCCTTGTGCGGCTGCAGAACTGTAACTCGCACAGCAGCCATCACTATGAACAGAGCCTAATTTCAGTCTGTACAAACAAGAGAAATGTTGTGAGTTCTGTATGAGCCATCAGGGGAAGGATTTAACTAAAGCAATTGTACCTGTGTGCGAAATTTAAACAAGACGGTAGGCTACAGCGTTCAGGTCATCTTTGCCTTCAGTGCTTATGCGACACATGATGCCAGATGAAATCAGATGTGATGACCAGAACGATCAACGCATCAAGTTTATTTCACTCCAGTGCAGTGGTTTTCAAAGTAAATTTAAGTCTACTATTACGTGTTCTTTTCTTTTACAGTCTGTTTTAATTTCCTTTGCTCCATCTTTGTGTGTTTTGAAATCATGGAGAGACGTTCTAAGAAGGTcggaataaagaaaataaaacatctGTACGCCTTGCAGATTTTTTACCTTTGGCGAACGAAGTTGAGGAGAGCTTGGAAGTTGGCATTCATGTTCAAGGGTATCACGATGAGGTAGTTGGTAATGCATCTTGAAAATGCAGTGCCCTAGGAATAGGACGGAAGATGAGAAATGCACAACATAGTTCAAGATGGTTATCTGGGACAACCATCTTGATCCATGACAACCACACCAAGAGTTGGTTTTTGACAAACAGGTGTTGCCATTGCAGGAAACAATGGAAAATACTGGGGCATAGCCGAGGATGGCTCTGTGTCAGTTGACTCGGATGACAGTTGCGGCTTCTACGTTGAGCTCCGTGAACCGTCGCGCCTCTGCCTGAAGACTGCCGAAGGTTCTTACCTCAACGCTGACAAGAATGGAGCTTTCAAGGCGGGTGCTGCTGACCCAAGCCAAGCTACACTCTGGGAGTACTGAGCTGCCTACACCGTCTGGCTACGGATTCTAATGAGGCTACGCTCGACTTGGATCTAAGTGGCAATATGTCCTGCCCCTTGAATTTTCGAGCTTCTGTGTTTTTTTTGGCACACTGACTCACTCGGCTGAGGAACCCAGCCTGCTTGTAGCTCAGGCTCCAGCCTTATCTGAATTCCATCTTTTACTGATGCAACAGAAAAATTCTTTACATCTGCTGCTCGCCCGATGCTTTGGCATTACATGAAAAGATCAAGCTCCACATTAGGGGATTTTTGTACGCTCTTCGAGCAACTTCCAGGACAGATGACTATAGAAGCtcgccttttatttttttttttttagtcacaAGTGGGCTCTTCTCACAGTGAACAGCTTATGAACAAGCCTTTGGAGCTTTTTTGGGATTATGCAGTGTGTCTCGGGATACAGCTCTGAGAGTTTGTGCAGACACACAAGCAACATTTTTTTTGCCAGCAACTTGCGTTGATGTGTTCCCAACACACtagtttgagaaaaaaaaaactgtagttcTGGCAATCATATCCGGCTTTGCCGCATTAGACTTGtatttgtgtgtgtgcttgtacTGTTGTGTGCTAGTACTCTGGTCTTGTGCAAACATGTCATAATATTATAAGCTAGGTCACACAGGATAGCCCTAAAAATGCTCAAAAAAAGACTGAATGCATCCAGTGGAGCCCCCCGAAGTCTTTTTTCCGTCGTTGGTCATAACGCGCACAGCTGATCCTCATTCCACACTATGTGCACCGGTGAATGTGAACAACTGTAACCTGTCTTTCCACCCCACCTTTTCTGTTCTCTATAACGGACGCGGTTCTTCCCCGTTTGAAACTGATAAGCCAAACTGACATTCCTTCCATAACTGCGTAAAGCCTGCAGAATAGCTGGATAGACGATTTCTTGGTGTCTGCATGCATCACCATATTGCATCACCTATTGAATAGGAGGAGGCTTGTGAGAGGTGCTGTGTTCTTTATTTTGTGATTGACGTATTTTTGAAAAAGGAGGTGATTGCAAAGTATTACCAACACGGATGGCTCTTTTTTGCCAGCAGTGTAGGATGTAAACTTTCTTTTTTGCAGTTTAAGTGTGACCAATTTTTGTATGTTTATACACTGATTCAATTAAAGACAGTTTTTTCAGTCACGAATGTGCAGATGTCTTCCTTTGCTATCGGCACACTGCCTAGGCGTTCTGAACACTGCTGCCAAGTTTCTTACGATACCCCACTGTATGGCAGtacagtgttgtgtgtgtgcatgtgcgcacgtgtgtgtgtgtggggggggggggggggagacagaaTGCAGTATTATGCGCTGATAAACCAGACAACAGGTGAGTAATTAGCAAACAAACTTTCCGCCCTTAcgaaaaaacagtgctttcagtTCAGGAAACATTTCACAAAAGTGAGGTAAATGCATAACTGAAGCAAGTAGTAATCATATCCTATTGCAAGCTATACCTACAACTTTATAGAAATTAGAGCTGTAGTTTTGTGTTTAGAGTGATGGCTATATGAGGGACATTCAAAGAAAATGGCATCCGTACAGAAGATTGTGACCGAGGACTCTCCCACCCACTTCAATCCACTATGGCTGAAAAGACCGCTATCCATAAGGGCGTCAACTGAGAGGTATGTGTGTGCAAGAGAGACGGGGCTCTAGATAATGCATGCGCAATCTTTGGTTGATGTGATCTATGTGAGCTGAgagcaggcacaaataaagtgtgaaaaaagaaggggggggggggacataacGTATCTATTGCTAGGATTTAGTTCCATCGCAGAAAGGCAGAAAGTTCTGTTACTTTTTCTTTCAAGTGCCAAGCGTTTACAGGTTGAGTTCAAGTTGAGATGGTTGCAAGCTACCTCTGTCGCCAACTGGACAAGCACCCAGAAGGGGTCTCCTGTTTCCTCTATCTCCACATGTACACCAGCTGAGTCGTGAAAGTGTTTTGGAAGCTTGGAAGCCTCCCTATGTACTGTCTGGCTCTCCTGTGGGAAAAACGTGTCTTGCAGAGAACTATGGGGTGCACCCGTCTTCCTCTGAGAATAGAGCTGAACCTGCTTCTCTGCATTGCGATTTGGACAGTGCACAAGATAATGAAAATTACTGAAATCAAAAAACATTAAGCTGTGCAAACAACAGCGAAGAAGCAAAAGAGAAATGACATGACAAGTGCTACTTACTGTTTCATGGCatgtaaccaactagcccaaacatcACGAACGGCAGTGATGATGCCAGTGCTGTCTTTATGCATCCACATTGTAGTTCACTACATTTGCACTTCTAGGGCATCCAGTTACGATTTTTACATCTGAGGGCAGCCTCAGATAACACTTTTGTCAAGGTGGTCCCGGAAGAAGAAGAATCAACCGTGATGATCCCTCAAAGCTGTGGAGTAATACGAGACAAAAGTGAATAATTTGGGTGAAGTAGTTTACGGAAACAATGTGGTGTAAGTAATCTTTGCAAGTGGTTTTTGAAATGGGCGACAGGTAGTAGCCATTACATTTTGCTCAAAATAACGATGGCTGCCTCTACAATGAATCCTCTCTTCTTGCAAAGTGCGATTTTTAACCAGAAGTAAATGAAGCTGTGTGGGTTATTCATCTGCTCTACTGCATAAAGGTTGTATGTGTTCACTGAGAAGTTAGTCCTGGATTGGATCCTACCTGAGTTTTTAAACTGTGCTAGCACATTTGGTAAGTGTGTCAATGGGTTTTGTCCACTGAACTGGTGAAAGGCATGCGAATGCAACACACCATACACAAATGGATTTCTAGCAGTTCAAAAGCAGTTTTAACTCAGCATTCTATCAACAGGTACACTGACTACGAATATGGAAGCATTTGCAATCACTTTGATTTCCTGACAGTGAAGAACTTTTAAGAGTTTTGCAACAGGAAAGTGTTGCAGCCAGCATTTACGTATTTTAGAAGCATATACTACCCCTCTTTATGTGTTATATAGTCATGCAGGCCTCATTGAAACGAGCAACGTTAACAAGGATGACTTGaactatggacagtttttctggggaccaaactttctTAATGTATTTTTGCCTCGTTATTATGGAAGCTCGCTGTCTACGCAATAGAAAGGGTGAAAATAGACAAATCCTAGCGGGGTCATTGTAATCATGTGTTGATATGAACAACGATGAGAGCAAAATTCAAACATAACTTCGACTTCCCCAGCCAGATATTTCCTTTCTGGTATTTTAAGAGTTGGACATGAGCGAAATGCAGAGCAAAAGGGCAAATGCCTTAGTGATAGGTTTGTTTTATGGTTGCATGCTTTCTAGTGTCGTGATGCATGGTCGACACACCTAAATATTTGTCATACTGCGTGAATGGTTGTTAAAGGTGCTCTTCCTGCGGCTTGAGTTTCATGACCTTGAGCACATTTCGACTGACTAAGTACAATAATGTGCAAGTGGTTTGTGGTATGTGAGCAACTGTAATATGAGAGACGTGAACACGCCTTGAGATGTCATCATGTGTCTAATGGACAACTAAGTGCTTCAAACTTCATCACATTATTTAAAAAATAATGGTGACCAGGGCAAAGCTGCAGGAGCTCTTAAGATTTTGTCTCTACTGCCCACCACTATGCAGAGAAGCAGACATTAACCAATATTTCTTAATACTTTTTTTTCACGATTTGTTAATATGGACAATTtgctttatggacagttttgcttGGCAACCGAAGTGCTCATATTAATGAGGCACGACTGTATATCTTTAAGTTAAAGGACATGCTAAGGACGACAACGTCGTCCAATTTTTGTTAAGAGTAAAAGTAACTAATTGTTTGTCTCTTAGTGACCATGCTGATGTttggcagcaaaagatgcattaaCTGCGGAGAAAATTCGCTTAAAAATGAAACATTTGTTTTTCTGGCACAccattcaaactcgtgacatAAGTACTGGAGAAGGCTCTGTAACCACCAGTTGAACATGAATAAGTGCATGGCTGTGCAGCCTAGCTTCTGAGATCTGCATAAACATACTGCACTGGTGTCATTGCAATGTGCTTGCAAAAGCATGCAATAGAGGTGTTagggtatttcttttttttcttttctagcttataaaagctgctTTTCCAGTAAAATTAGCCTCTTTGTATATAGAACACAGTATAACTTACTAAGACAGGTGAACTTGAATTTGTCCTCATTCCATTTCCATTGCAGAAAAAGGTACAGCATCGCATGGTTTTTTTTATATACATTCAGCTTTTGGTGCAATTAAATGAGTAGCATAAAACTTTACATTCAGAAATTATATGGATGTAAGCCTTTAGGACGGTATGAGCATAGCTTTGGCCCTGGGAATGTAGTCTTGTGCATTACCCGACAATAATAAGAAAAACGTAGGACCATATGATAGTAATATAGTGGTTTCATTGCAAACAAAAATTACATTGGAAGAAAGAATGATTGGCCCTTGCTACAGAAACTGTAATACATGTTCCTCACCTCGACCACACAATTTGCATGTCATTCCAGAGTTTAGATACCTAATGAGGCTTTCGACTGCACGTCATAATTCATTCCTAGTACTACCAGAAACTGGTTATTTCATCATGAATTATAACATTGATTGTGATAGACACAACTTGCATCGCGTAGATTACACATATCAACATCACGTAACAGGACATCGTAACTGGCCGTAATAGTGCACAATCTGATAGCGGTGTTCAGTTTGATATATAGCCGAGGAAAATACGGTTTAAGTAGTAGTAACGATGTGTGGTTGCGAGCTATAATTGCTTGAGCGCGTACCTGGACGCATCAACGTCGCGGACGCCATCTGAGCGTTTCTGTCGAATCGAATCGTATAGGGAGTTGTCGGGACGTACATCCCTCATTCCCCTTTTAAATGAAATGAACTCAGTCACACCGTTTACTGACTCGGGCCTTTCAATGATAGAGAATTTAT includes these proteins:
- the sn gene encoding fascin domain-containing protein singed isoform X4; this encodes MMNGNGCGEAVTSSLTWSVGLLNGAHKYLTAETFGFKVNANGAALKKKQLWSLEPCCDAGEEAVRLRSHLGRYLAVDQFGNVTCDAEEAGAGAIFQITVSADAKGQWALRNTNRGYFLGASSDQLVCVAKAPGPAELWTVHLAARPQVTIRSIGRRRYAHLSATGDEIQVDAATPWGEDTLFTLEFRDGRYAVHTGNDRYLCPDGKLIENCAPECLFSLEFHSGYLALRDMNLRYLSPIGSKAVMRTRSNSVTRDELFSLEDSVPQAAFMGFNGKYVSVKQGVDVTANQDEVSDHETFQLEWDKESGRWFVRTMQDKYWSLESSSGIQANADKGSANSLFELNWQPDGSVTLVASNGKLVGAKKSGHLFANCEPGDPAAKFHFVLVNRPVLVLRCDQGFVGRKGPSSPRLECNRASYEIVHVERADRGVCHLKGNNGKYWGIAEDGSVSVDSDDSCGFYVELREPSRLCLKTAEGSYLNADKNGAFKAGAADPSQATLWEY
- the sn gene encoding fascin domain-containing protein singed isoform X1; the protein is MPHLFRLIAARRGQRSCRESTTRGEALASAAREPRIRRSLAKMMNGNGCGEAVTSSLTWSVGLLNGAHKYLTAETFGFKVNANGAALKKKQLWSLEPCCDAGEEAVRLRSHLGRYLAVDQFGNVTCDAEEAGAGAIFQITVSADAKGQWALRNTNRGYFLGASSDQLVCVAKAPGPAELWTVHLAARPQVTIRSIGRRRYAHLSATGDEIQVDAATPWGEDTLFTLEFRDGRYAVHTGNDRYLCPDGKLIENCAPECLFSLEFHSGYLALRDMNLRYLSPIGSKAVMRTRSNSVTRDELFSLEDSVPQAAFMGFNGKYVSVKQGVDVTANQDEVSDHETFQLEWDKESGRWFVRTMQDKYWSLESSSGIQANADKGSANSLFELNWQPDGSVTLVASNGKLVGAKKSGHLFANCEPGDPAAKFHFVLVNRPVLVLRCDQGFVGRKGPSSPRLECNRASYEIVHVERADRGVCHLKGNNGKYWGIAEDGSVSVDSDDSCGFYVELREPSRLCLKTAEGSYLNADKNGAFKAGAADPSQATLWEY
- the sn gene encoding fascin domain-containing protein singed isoform X2, whose translation is MDGIPWSYGRRSKWSLAKMMNGNGCGEAVTSSLTWSVGLLNGAHKYLTAETFGFKVNANGAALKKKQLWSLEPCCDAGEEAVRLRSHLGRYLAVDQFGNVTCDAEEAGAGAIFQITVSADAKGQWALRNTNRGYFLGASSDQLVCVAKAPGPAELWTVHLAARPQVTIRSIGRRRYAHLSATGDEIQVDAATPWGEDTLFTLEFRDGRYAVHTGNDRYLCPDGKLIENCAPECLFSLEFHSGYLALRDMNLRYLSPIGSKAVMRTRSNSVTRDELFSLEDSVPQAAFMGFNGKYVSVKQGVDVTANQDEVSDHETFQLEWDKESGRWFVRTMQDKYWSLESSSGIQANADKGSANSLFELNWQPDGSVTLVASNGKLVGAKKSGHLFANCEPGDPAAKFHFVLVNRPVLVLRCDQGFVGRKGPSSPRLECNRASYEIVHVERADRGVCHLKGNNGKYWGIAEDGSVSVDSDDSCGFYVELREPSRLCLKTAEGSYLNADKNGAFKAGAADPSQATLWEY
- the sn gene encoding fascin domain-containing protein singed isoform X3, whose product is MLLETRSLAKMMNGNGCGEAVTSSLTWSVGLLNGAHKYLTAETFGFKVNANGAALKKKQLWSLEPCCDAGEEAVRLRSHLGRYLAVDQFGNVTCDAEEAGAGAIFQITVSADAKGQWALRNTNRGYFLGASSDQLVCVAKAPGPAELWTVHLAARPQVTIRSIGRRRYAHLSATGDEIQVDAATPWGEDTLFTLEFRDGRYAVHTGNDRYLCPDGKLIENCAPECLFSLEFHSGYLALRDMNLRYLSPIGSKAVMRTRSNSVTRDELFSLEDSVPQAAFMGFNGKYVSVKQGVDVTANQDEVSDHETFQLEWDKESGRWFVRTMQDKYWSLESSSGIQANADKGSANSLFELNWQPDGSVTLVASNGKLVGAKKSGHLFANCEPGDPAAKFHFVLVNRPVLVLRCDQGFVGRKGPSSPRLECNRASYEIVHVERADRGVCHLKGNNGKYWGIAEDGSVSVDSDDSCGFYVELREPSRLCLKTAEGSYLNADKNGAFKAGAADPSQATLWEY